One Takifugu rubripes chromosome 19, fTakRub1.2, whole genome shotgun sequence genomic window carries:
- the cav4a gene encoding caveolin-2, translated as MDATRKGDDLEEVEIDLGEPNDPGEFDIGDEAQRLWKAVPILEEEEDIHTSAMVEISDTKPLIDVRDPRGINDCLKVTFEDVIAEPVSVRSGDRVWIWSHALFEVSRVWIYRIITAVLAIPLSVASGILFAILSCFHIWMVGPCVQAIVISTSWLQRTWSVLLDLIVRPLFLSVSRCCRGFSIHLAEE; from the exons ATGGACGCCACGAGGAAAGGGGACGATTTGGAGGAAGTGGAGATCGACCTGGGGGAGCCAAATGACCCAGGGGAGTTTGACATTGGAGATGAAGCTCAAAGGCTGTGGAAGGCTGTCCCTatactggaagaagaggaggacattCACACATCTGCAATGGTAGAAATCAGCGACACCAAGCCTCTGATAGATGTCAGAGACCCTCGTGGTATCAATGACTGTCTCAAG GTGACGTTTGAGGATGTGATCGCTGAGCCGGTGTCAGTGCGCAGTGGAGACAGAGTGTGGATCTGGAGTCACGCCCTGTTTGAGGTCTCCAGAGTCTGGATCTACAGGATAATCACAGCCGTCCTTGCCATTCCTTTGTCAGTTGCCTCTGGGATCCTCTTTGCCATCCTCAGCTGCTTTCACATCTG GATGGTTGGTCCATGCGTCCAGGCTATTGTCATCAGCACGAGCTGGCTGCAGAGGACATGGAGCGTCCTCCTGGACCTCATCGTACGCCCTCTCTTCCTGAGCGTCAGCCGATGCTGCCGAGGCTTCAGCATTCACCTGGCTGAAGAATGA
- the si:ch211-213o11.11 gene encoding probable G-protein coupled receptor has product MEPSGPFLTSEHNDTGSTAALTPMPSTPSRQMGFPLRPSHIKDLTGICIMVTLNVLALVANTAVLIVVVKSPHLRKFAFVGHLCAVDLLCAVLLMPLGIVATSPYFAGVGFTMLECRLYIFINIILIAASIFTITAISVERYYYIVHPMRYEVRMTLRLTAAVLAMVWIASCGLGLLTVFGWPDYGGLGSIGAAHCSLHWMHSDHRRVFSVIFSVACFCLPAVVIFAVYCSVYKVARVAARQHGPLPLWTNSQSKHRSDSINSQTTIITTTPNTPRRTVCDWPFGGSKAAFTLVVIVGQFLVCWLPYFAFHIHQMLSQMHSTSEELEDGVTWLAYSSFSLNPFFYGLLNRQIREELCKLRRCYSARPVELAASSHEGTGNENFLQFLHRTSCTVETQASAATPSPRSTLDQTGPNGFRIPGQIPEEFT; this is encoded by the coding sequence ATGGAGCCGAGCGGTCCATTCCTGACCTCAGAACACAATGACACCGGCAGCACCGCCGCTTTGACGCCGATGCCCTCCACTCCCAGCAGGCAGATGGGCTTTCCCCTCCGTCCGTCTCACATTAAAGACCTGACTGGGATTTGCATCATGGTGACCTTGAACGTTCTGGCCCTCGTGGCCAACACCGCCGTTCTGATTGTTGTGGTAAAATCCCCTCACCTGAGGAAATTTGCCTTCGTGGGACACCTGTGCGCCGTGGACCTGCTGTGCGCCGTCTTGCTCATGCCTCTTGGGATCGTGGCCACCTCACCGTACTTTGCCGGCGTGGGCTTCACCATGCTAGAGTGCCGGCTCTACATCTTCATCAACATCATCCTCATAGCCGCCTCCATCTTCACCATCACGGCCATCAGCGTGGAGCGCTACTACTACATCGTGCACCCCATGCGCTACGAGGTCAGGATGACGCTAAGGCTGACGGCGGCGGTGTTGGCGATGGTGTGGATCGCCTCCTGCGGCCTGGGGCTTCTCACTGTATTCGGCTGGCCTGACTACGGCGGCCTGGGCTCCATCGGCGCCGCCCACTGCTCTCTGCATTGGATGCATAGCGACCACAGGCGGGTTTTCTCTGTGATCTTCAGCGTGGCCTGTTTCTGCCTGCCCGCCGTCGTGATATTTGCCGTGTACTGTAGCGTATACAAGGTGGCCCGCGTCGCCGCCCGCCAACACGGACCTCTGCCCCTGTGGACGAACAGCCAGTCCAAGCATCGCTCTGACTCCATCAACAGCCAGACGACCATCATCACAACGACGCCCAACACCCCACGGAGGACGGTGTGTGACTGGCCCTTCGGTGGAAGCAAGGCCGCCTTCACGCTGGTGGTCATCGTTGGCCAGTTCCTCGTTTGCTGGCTTCCATATTTTGCCTTCCACATCCACCAGATGTTGAGCCAAATGCACTCCACGtccgaggagctggaggacggggTCACCTGGCTGGCGTactcctccttttccctcaaCCCGTTTTTTTACGGGCTCCTCAACCGGCAGATCAGGGAGGAGCTCTGCAAGCTGCGGCGCTGCTACTCGGCCCGGCCGGTGGAGCTCGCCGCCTCCAGCCACGAGGGTACCGGCAACGagaacttcctgcagttcctccacAGGACCAGCTGCACGGTGGAGACGCAGGCCAGCGCTGCCACGCCCAGTCCCAGGAGCACCTTGGATCAGACTGGGCCGAATGGTTTCAGGATACCGGGACAGATCCCGGAGGAGTTTACCTGA
- the LOC105417836 gene encoding uncharacterized protein isoform X2: protein MPPKREATASVQAPIKVIKMDGDAHDFSCESESDKYRLAEEPSYPLFTNAEESIDFDEENASSPGIRTDTISLLLKIEQLQAQLKYERRCRILAERELRELKEMNTLMMQMRHTAHELRVTLDHVLQGGEASLVPQNNENKTVSFLNEPEAEMSAIHDIPEDDHNFLYLSEHLRVPKNLYERMAEVTDYKKYTSALLMIIFDRETLATHSVQGRRNTINGEDSQKPQLPPEILRSIIDHVSGKFGVDHSQIKTAIRTKLNNEDKLLKKRLGLGKVEHKSVTDESFSQDL from the exons ATGCCCCCCAAGAGAGAGGCAACAGCTTCAGTGCAGGCACCAATCAAGGTGATAAAGATGGACGGTGATGCACATGACTTCAGCTGTGAGTCAGAGAGTGATAAATATAGGTTAGCTGAAGAGCCCAGTTATCCACTGTTTACCAACGCCGAG GAATCTATTGACTTTGACGAGGAGAACGCTTCAAGTCCAGGAATCAGAACAGATACCATCAGTCTCCTTCTGAAAATAGAGCAACTGCAGGCCCAGCTCAAGTATGAACGCAGATGTAGGATTTTAGCAGAGCGAGAGTTAAGAGAGCTCAAAG AGATGAACACTCTCATGATGCAGATGAGGCACACAGCACACGAGCTTCGAGTCACTCTGGACCATGTTCTTCAGGGAGGCGAGGCATCGTTGGTACCGCAGAACAATGAGAATAAAACCGTGTCTTTCCTGAATGAGCCTGAGGCAGAGATGAGTGCCATTCATGATATCCCAGAG GACGACCACAACTTTTTGTATCTGTCTGAGCATCTTCGAGTACCAAAAAACCTTTACGAACGCATGGCGGAGGTAACGGATTACAAGAAGTACACCTCGGCCCTGCTGATGATCATTTTCGACAGAGAAACTTTAGCCACCCACTCCGTGCAGGGACGGAGGAACACTATTAATGGAGAGGATTCCCAAAAACCTCAGCTTCCTCCTGAGATCCTGCGAAGTATAATCG ATCACGTGTCGGGCAAGTTCGGTGTTGATCACAGCCAAATAAAGACGGCCATCCGCACAAAGTTGAACAACGAGGACAAGCTGTTAAAGAAAAGGCTCGGCTTGGGGAAAGTGGAACACAAATCTGTCACCGACGAGAGCTTCAGTCAAGATTTATAG
- the LOC105417836 gene encoding uncharacterized protein isoform X1, whose translation MPPKREATASVQAPIKVIKMDGDAHDFSCESESDKYRLAEEPSYPLFTNAEQESIDFDEENASSPGIRTDTISLLLKIEQLQAQLKYERRCRILAERELRELKEMNTLMMQMRHTAHELRVTLDHVLQGGEASLVPQNNENKTVSFLNEPEAEMSAIHDIPEDDHNFLYLSEHLRVPKNLYERMAEVTDYKKYTSALLMIIFDRETLATHSVQGRRNTINGEDSQKPQLPPEILRSIIDHVSGKFGVDHSQIKTAIRTKLNNEDKLLKKRLGLGKVEHKSVTDESFSQDL comes from the exons ATGCCCCCCAAGAGAGAGGCAACAGCTTCAGTGCAGGCACCAATCAAGGTGATAAAGATGGACGGTGATGCACATGACTTCAGCTGTGAGTCAGAGAGTGATAAATATAGGTTAGCTGAAGAGCCCAGTTATCCACTGTTTACCAACGCCGAG CAGGAATCTATTGACTTTGACGAGGAGAACGCTTCAAGTCCAGGAATCAGAACAGATACCATCAGTCTCCTTCTGAAAATAGAGCAACTGCAGGCCCAGCTCAAGTATGAACGCAGATGTAGGATTTTAGCAGAGCGAGAGTTAAGAGAGCTCAAAG AGATGAACACTCTCATGATGCAGATGAGGCACACAGCACACGAGCTTCGAGTCACTCTGGACCATGTTCTTCAGGGAGGCGAGGCATCGTTGGTACCGCAGAACAATGAGAATAAAACCGTGTCTTTCCTGAATGAGCCTGAGGCAGAGATGAGTGCCATTCATGATATCCCAGAG GACGACCACAACTTTTTGTATCTGTCTGAGCATCTTCGAGTACCAAAAAACCTTTACGAACGCATGGCGGAGGTAACGGATTACAAGAAGTACACCTCGGCCCTGCTGATGATCATTTTCGACAGAGAAACTTTAGCCACCCACTCCGTGCAGGGACGGAGGAACACTATTAATGGAGAGGATTCCCAAAAACCTCAGCTTCCTCCTGAGATCCTGCGAAGTATAATCG ATCACGTGTCGGGCAAGTTCGGTGTTGATCACAGCCAAATAAAGACGGCCATCCGCACAAAGTTGAACAACGAGGACAAGCTGTTAAAGAAAAGGCTCGGCTTGGGGAAAGTGGAACACAAATCTGTCACCGACGAGAGCTTCAGTCAAGATTTATAG
- the rrp9 gene encoding U3 small nucleolar RNA-interacting protein 2 isoform X1 — translation MSSSFFIRAKQKPKLAQKGKIAVASKRKVDGDSGGKKVRATKPNSKYNEEISSESETESNVEPKKRRPIEEQEYEETPQEKKLRLAKLYIDQLKEEEEQKADDETFESDLVAGRLQEEVLEQKGKLQRPIAKDLLPPDASDIRLLRGHKLPITCLVITSDDKHIFSAAKDCSIIKWDVESGKKLHKIPGGRKGTEDRHVGHTGHILCMAVSSDAKYLATGDMNKLIMIWEAETCKHLYKFTGHKGPVSGLSFRRGSHDLYSASHDRSVKVWNVDENAYVETLFGHQDAITGLDCLSRERCVTTGGRDRSVRVWKIAEESQLVFHGHEGSIDCVQLINEEHMITGADDGSVCLWSVNRKKPLSTVKQAHGCHGDAGLEQPHWVASVAALQNSDTVASGASGCSHNSLVQLWKCAQNFRGLEPLFSIPVPGFVNSLKFSSSGRFLVAGVGQEHRLGRWWRIKEAKNGIYIIPLKRRAPNPESQ, via the exons ATGTCTTCGTCTTTCTTTATAAGGgcaaaacaaaagccaaaattAGCTCAAAAAGGAAAGATTGCAGTGGCGTCTAAACGAAAG GTTGATGGTGACTCTGGCGGAAAAAAAGTTCGAGCAACGAAACCCAACTCCAAATACAACGAGGAGATTTCCAGCGAGTCTGAGACAGAGAG TAATGTGGAGCCCAAGAAGAGGCGTCCTATCGAGGAGCAAGAGTATGAAGAAACTCCCCAGGAGAAGAAACTAAGACTAGCCAAGCTTTACATTGACCAGTTAAAGGAGGAAG AGGAACAGAAAGCAGATGACGAGACGTTTGAAAGTGATTTGGTTGCtggaagacttcaagaagaagtG CTGGAACAAAAAGGAAAACTCCAGAGACCTATTGCCAAAGAT CTTTTGCCACCAGATGCTTCAGACATCAGGCTGTTAAGGGGACACAAACTTCCAAtcacctgcctggtcatcacCTCGGATGACAAGCACATCTTTTCTGCTGCTAAAGATTGCTCCATTATTAAGT GGGATGTCGAGAGCGGGAAGAAGCTGCACAAAATTCCAGGTGGAAGGAAAGGAACAGAGGACCGACATGTTGGGCACACTGGTCACATCCTGTGTATGGCTGTCTCATCAGATGCTAAATATTTG GCCACTGGTGATATGAACAAGCTGATAATGATTTGGGAAGCAGAAACATGCAAACATCTGTATAAATTCACAGGACACAAAGGCCCCGTGTCG GGTCTTTCCTTCAGGCGAGGATCTCACGACCTTTACAGCGCATCTCACGACCGTTCGGTCAAAGTGTGGAACGTAGACGAGAACGCATATGTGGAAACTCT ATTCGGTCATCAGGACGCCATCACGGGACTGGACTGCTTGAGCCGCGAGCGTTGCGTGACCACAGGAGGAAGGGATCGCTCAGTGAGGGTGTGGAAGATAGCCGAGGAATCTCAGCTGGTGTTTCACGGCCACGA GGGCTCCATTGATTGTGTCCAGCTTATAAACGAGGAGCACATGATAACGGGAGCAGACGACGG CTCCGTGTGCCTTTGGAGtgtcaacaggaagaaacctctcAGCACCGTGAAGCAGGCTCACGGTTGCCACGGTGACGCGGGGCTGGAGCAGCCTCATTGGGTGGCCTCGGTCGCAGCGCTTCAGAACTCCGACACAGTCGCCTCAGGTGCCTCCGGCT GTTCACACAATTCACTGGTGCAGTTGTGGAAATGTGCACAGAATTTCCGTGGTCTGGAGCCTCTGTTCAGTATACCAGTG CCTGGGTTTGTTAACAGTCTAAAGTTTTCCAGCTCAGGTCGCTTTTTGGTGGCAGGAGTTGGACAGGAACACAG gttGGGTCGATGGTGGAGAATAAAGGAGGCCAAAAATGGAATTTACATAATTCCTCTTAAGAGGAGAGCTCCAAATCCAGAGTCTCAGTAA
- the rrp9 gene encoding U3 small nucleolar RNA-interacting protein 2 isoform X2: protein MSSSFFIRAKQKPKLAQKGKIAVASKRKVDGDSGGKKVRATKPNSKYNEEISSESETESNVEPKKRRPIEEQEYEETPQEKKLRLAKLYIDQLKEEEEQKADDETFESDLVAGRLQEEVLEQKGKLQRPIAKDLLPPDASDIRLLRGHKLPITCLVITSDDKHIFSAAKDCSIIKWDVESGKKLHKIPGGRKGTEDRHVGHTGHILCMAVSSDAKYLATGDMNKLIMIWEAETCKHLYKFTGHKGPVSGLSFRRGSHDLYSASHDRSVKVWNVDENAYVETLFGHQDAITGLDCLSRERCVTTGGRDRSVRVWKIAEESQLVFHGHEGSIDCVQLINEEHMITGADDGSVCLWSVNRKKPLSTVKQAHGCHGDAGLEQPHWVASVAALQNSDTVASGSHNSLVQLWKCAQNFRGLEPLFSIPVPGFVNSLKFSSSGRFLVAGVGQEHRLGRWWRIKEAKNGIYIIPLKRRAPNPESQ, encoded by the exons ATGTCTTCGTCTTTCTTTATAAGGgcaaaacaaaagccaaaattAGCTCAAAAAGGAAAGATTGCAGTGGCGTCTAAACGAAAG GTTGATGGTGACTCTGGCGGAAAAAAAGTTCGAGCAACGAAACCCAACTCCAAATACAACGAGGAGATTTCCAGCGAGTCTGAGACAGAGAG TAATGTGGAGCCCAAGAAGAGGCGTCCTATCGAGGAGCAAGAGTATGAAGAAACTCCCCAGGAGAAGAAACTAAGACTAGCCAAGCTTTACATTGACCAGTTAAAGGAGGAAG AGGAACAGAAAGCAGATGACGAGACGTTTGAAAGTGATTTGGTTGCtggaagacttcaagaagaagtG CTGGAACAAAAAGGAAAACTCCAGAGACCTATTGCCAAAGAT CTTTTGCCACCAGATGCTTCAGACATCAGGCTGTTAAGGGGACACAAACTTCCAAtcacctgcctggtcatcacCTCGGATGACAAGCACATCTTTTCTGCTGCTAAAGATTGCTCCATTATTAAGT GGGATGTCGAGAGCGGGAAGAAGCTGCACAAAATTCCAGGTGGAAGGAAAGGAACAGAGGACCGACATGTTGGGCACACTGGTCACATCCTGTGTATGGCTGTCTCATCAGATGCTAAATATTTG GCCACTGGTGATATGAACAAGCTGATAATGATTTGGGAAGCAGAAACATGCAAACATCTGTATAAATTCACAGGACACAAAGGCCCCGTGTCG GGTCTTTCCTTCAGGCGAGGATCTCACGACCTTTACAGCGCATCTCACGACCGTTCGGTCAAAGTGTGGAACGTAGACGAGAACGCATATGTGGAAACTCT ATTCGGTCATCAGGACGCCATCACGGGACTGGACTGCTTGAGCCGCGAGCGTTGCGTGACCACAGGAGGAAGGGATCGCTCAGTGAGGGTGTGGAAGATAGCCGAGGAATCTCAGCTGGTGTTTCACGGCCACGA GGGCTCCATTGATTGTGTCCAGCTTATAAACGAGGAGCACATGATAACGGGAGCAGACGACGG CTCCGTGTGCCTTTGGAGtgtcaacaggaagaaacctctcAGCACCGTGAAGCAGGCTCACGGTTGCCACGGTGACGCGGGGCTGGAGCAGCCTCATTGGGTGGCCTCGGTCGCAGCGCTTCAGAACTCCGACACAGTCGCCTCAG GTTCACACAATTCACTGGTGCAGTTGTGGAAATGTGCACAGAATTTCCGTGGTCTGGAGCCTCTGTTCAGTATACCAGTG CCTGGGTTTGTTAACAGTCTAAAGTTTTCCAGCTCAGGTCGCTTTTTGGTGGCAGGAGTTGGACAGGAACACAG gttGGGTCGATGGTGGAGAATAAAGGAGGCCAAAAATGGAATTTACATAATTCCTCTTAAGAGGAGAGCTCCAAATCCAGAGTCTCAGTAA